The following proteins are encoded in a genomic region of Capra hircus breed San Clemente chromosome 16, ASM170441v1, whole genome shotgun sequence:
- the SMIM1 gene encoding small integral membrane protein 1 — MMEPQESSIRYSRWENSHPDEVHVASGPSTEEASGWQRVSQKLCSGKLGIAMKVLGGMVLFWVVFILGYVTGYYVHKCK, encoded by the exons ATGATGGAGCCCCAGGAGAGTAGCATCAGGTACAGCAGGTGGGAGAACAGCCACCCGGATGAAGTCCATGTGGCCAGCGGGCCCAGCACAGAGGAGGCCTCAGGCTGGCAGAG GGTCTCCCAGAAGCTGTGCTCGGGCAAGCTGGGCATCGCCATGAAGGTGCTGGGGGGCATGGTCCTCTTCTGGGTCGTGTTCATCCTGGGCTACGTCACTGGCTACTACGTGCACAAGTGCAAGTAA